The region AACGACTGGGCCGACTCCTCGCGCCCGCTGCCGTTCTTCAATGATTCGCCGGATGCCCTGGACGGTTTGTCAGACATTGGCAAGCAAGCTGTGCAGCGCTTGAATGACCTCGGCGTGATCATCGACGTGTCGCAGATGTCGACCAAAGCCTTGGAGCAAGTCGCGCAATTGAGCCGCACACCACTGGTGGCCTCACACTCGGCGCCACGGGCGATGGTCGATATTCCGCGCAACCTCAGCGACAAGGAATTGCAGCTGATCAAGAACAGCGGCGGCGTGGTGCAAATCGTCGGCTTCTCCCAGTACCTGCGACCGCTGAGCCAACCGACCCAGGACAAACTCAACGCCCTGCGCGCCCGCTTCGATCTGCCGCCGCTGCCTAACATGGCCTACGCCTTGATGCCGGGCGACCCGATTATTGCCGCGTGGTCCGAGCAGAAGTTCGGCGAGTACGCCAGTCAGCTCTACGCGATCCTCGACGAAGAACCGAAGGCCAGCCTCAAGGATTTGGGCGACGCCATCGAATACACCGTGCGCAAGATCGGCATCGATCACGTCGGCATCAGCTCCGACTTCAACGAAGGCGGCGGCGTCAAAGGCTGGGAGAACGTCGGCGAAATCCGCAACGTCACCGCCGAGCTGCTGTCGCGCGGTTACTCCGAGGCCGACATCGCCAAGCTCTGGGGCGGCAACTTTCTGCGGGTCTGGGATCAGGTGGAAAAAGCCGCCAAACCCGCCCTGATTTCTGCTCGGGAAGCCAGCAAGCCATGAGTAATCGTCGAGACTTTCTCAAACAGGCCGGGATCCTCGCCGCCGCGCTGCCATTGGGCGCCGGCCTGCAAAATGTCGCCAGCGCCGCCACCCTCGCGCCGCTACCTCGGGACAAATGGGCGCAGTTGCGCCAGTTGTTCAACCAGGACCCGAACTACCTGCACTTCTCCAATTTCCTGATCACCACCCACCCAAAACCGGTGCGTGAGGCGATCGAGATGCACCGCGCCGCGCTGGATAAAAATCCGGGGCTGGCAATGGATTGGGATCTGGGCGTTATCGAACAGCGCGAAGAAGACGTGCGGGTCTGGGCCGGCAAATACCTGCAAGCCGATGCCAGGCAAATCGCCCTGACCGGCAGCACCACCGAAGGCCTGGCGATGATTTACGGCGGCGTGCACGTGCGCCTGGATCAGGAAATCCTCACCACCGTCCACGAACACTACGCGACCCACACCATCCTCCAATTGCGCACGCAACGAGACGGCACCAAGGTGCGCAAGATCGCGCTGTTCAAGGACCCGCAGACCGTCACCCAGGAAGAAATCCTCGCGTCCATCGACCGCAGCATCAAACCCGAAACCCGGGTGCTCGGCATGACCTGGGTGCAATCCGGCAGCGGCGTGAAAACCCCGATCAGCGAGATCGGCGCCCTGGTGGACAAGCACAACCGCCATCGCAAGGACGAGGATCGGATCATCTACCTGGTCGACGGCGTGCACGGTTTTGGCGTCGATGACCTGAGCTTCCCGGCGATGAACTGCGACTTCTTTATTGCCGGCACCCACAAATGGATGTTTGGCCCCCGTGGCACCGGCATCGTGTGCAGCCGCAGCACCGAGGTCAAGTACGTCACGCCGATCATCCCGACCTTCTCCGAAGCCGAGCATTTCTCCACCACCATGACCCCCGGTGGGTATCACGCCTTCGAGCATCGCTGGGCACTGAGCGAAGCCTTCAAGTTGCACCTGCAACTCGGCAAGGCCGAGGTTCAGGCGCGCATCCATGAACTGAACAGCTACCTGAAAAAACGCCTGCAAGAACGCCCGCAGATCGAACTGGTCACGCCGCTCAGTCCCGAACTGTCCGCCGGTTTCACCTTCTTCCGGGTCAAGGGCAAGGACAGTGGCAAAGTCGCCGCCTACCTGATGGCCAACCGCGTGGTCTCGGACGCCGTCGAACGCGACGTCGGGCCGGTGATTCGCACCGCACCGGGCCTGCTCAACACCGAAGCGCAAATCGACCAGATGCTGGCCGTGCTCGACAAAACCCTTTAACCCCAGACGCTGCCTTTTACCCTTTATCGAGATCAATGATGAACAGTGACCTGCGTAGTTTTTCCTTGAAGGCACTCCCGGCCCTGCTGTTGGCCGCTTTGGCCGCCAGCCTGATGCCGGGCGCGGCCCAGGCCGCCGCCCCGGCGCAACCGGGCAAGGTGTTCAAGGATTGCAAGGACTGCCCGGAAATGGTCGTGCTGCCCACCGGCACTTTCACCATGGGCACCCCGGAAGATGAAGTCGGTCGCGAACCCGATGAAGGCCCGCTGCACCCGGTGACCTTCGCCACGCCGGTGGCGATCAGCCGCTTCCAGGTATTGAAAGGCGAATGGGACGCCTACATCCACGACAGCGGTTACGTGATGCCCGACGGCGACACCCGCCCGGGCCGTGAATGCAAGGCTGGCATCCCGCGCTACGAATACACCGCCAAACACCCGGCCGTGTGCATGGACTTCCCCGAGGCCAACGCCTACGTGGCGTGGCTGTCGAAGAAAACCGGGCAGAATTATCGACTGGTCAGCGAGTCCCTGCGCGAGTACGCGGCCCGTGGCGGCACCAGCGGTCCGTTCCCCTTCCCGTTCGATGAAGGCAAGGAATACAGCATCGCCAAACACGCCAATACCTACGGCGCAGCGGACGGCTACAACTTCACCTCGCCGGCCGGCAGCTTCCCGCCCAACGCCTTTGGCGTGTACGACATGCACGGCAACGTCTACGAATGGACCGCCGATTGCTTCAACGATGACTACGTCGGCGCCCCGAGCGACGGCAGTGCCTGGCTGACCGGCAAGTGCGAATACCGGCGCATGCGCGGCAACGACTGGAGCGAAGCCCCGGTGTTCTCGCGCTCCGGCAACCGCAACGCCACCTCCCCGGATGACCGTGGCGACTGGCTAGGCTTTCGCGTAGCCCGAGACCTGTAAGGTCTAAATGTGGGAGCGAGCTTGCTCGCGATAGCGGTGGGTCAGGCGAGATTTTTTCGCAGGAAGCCCGCTCCCACAGGGGATCTGTGTCGTGCGCAAATTCTGCGACCACTGGAGATCTAATGTGGGAGCGGGCTTGCTCGCGAAGGCGGATGGTCAGCCAACAGGATGCGGACTGACACACCCACTTCGCGAGCAGGCTCGTCCCCACCCATCGCCAGACCTGTAAGAAACCCGTGCGCGGCTAAATCGCCGCTCACGGGTTTCGTCTTTTAAGCAGCCAAACTCTTGAACCATTGCCCCTAGCGGCACTTGAAGCGGAAACCTCCATGACCTCAAATTCCCGCGGAGCCATCAGTGAAGTCCTCGGCCTGCTCAAGCCATTCCGGGTCATCGTTGTGGTGTCGATCGCGCTCGGCATGCTCGGCGGCCTCAGCATCACCGCGTTGCTGGCGACCATCAATGACGCCTTGAACGCCGACGGCAGCCCGACACCCCGGGTACTGCTGACGTTTGTCGGCCTGTGCGTGGTGGCGTTGCTGACGTCGATCCTGTCGGACATCGGCACCAACCACGTCGGGCAGAACATCATTGCCGGGCTGCGCAAAAACCTGGGCGAAAAAGTCCTGCGCGCGCCGATTGAACAGATCGAACGCTTTCGCAGCTATCGGCTGATTCCGGTGCTGACCCACGACGTCGATACCGTCAGCGATTTCGCGTTTTCCTTTGCGCCGCTGGCGATTGCGATCACCGTCACCCTCGGTGTCCGGGCTACCTGGCCTGGCTGTCGCTGCCGATGTTCGCCTTGCTGATGGTGGCGCTGGTGATCGGCACACTGGTTCAACTGGTTGCACGGACCAAGGGCATTCAGGGTTTCGAGGCCGCTCGCGCCGCCGAAGACGAACTGCAAAAACACTACAGCGCGATTGCCGATGGTGCCAAAGAACTGCGTATCCATCGTCCGCGCCGCCAGCGCATGTTCAGCCAACGCATCGAAGCCACGGCCGACTACATCTGCAACACGCACATCCGCGCAGTGAACACCTTTGTGGTGGCCAAGACCCTCGGCTCAATGTTGTTTTTCGTGGTGATTGGCCTGGCGCTGGTGCTGCAATCGTTCTGGCTGGGCACCGATAAAGCCGTGCTCAGTGGCTTCGTGCTGGTGCTGCTGTACATGAAAGGCCCGCTGGAATACCTGGTGACCACCCTGCCCGTCGTGAGCCGCGCCAACATCGCGTTCAAGCGCATCGCCGATCTGGCGGAACAGTTTTCCTCGCCGGAGCCACACCTGCTGCTCAGCGACAAAGCCGCGCCGAAACCGCTGGTCGAACACCTGGAGTTGCGCGACGTGCACTACGCCTTCCCAGCCGTCGACGGCAGCAAGCCCTTTGCCCTCGGCCCGGTCAACCTGCCGCATCGCCCAAGGCGAAATCGTCTTTATCGTCGGCGAAAATGGCGGCGGCAAGACCACACTGATCAAGTTGCTGCTGGGGCTCTACGCGCCACAGGGTGGCGAAATCATCCTCAACGGCGCGCCGGTCATGGCCGAAAATCGTGACGACTATCGCCAGTTGTTCACCACGATTTTTGCCGACTACTACCTGTTCGATGAACTGGTGCAGGGCGATCAGGAAATTCCGGAAGACGCCAACCGCTACCTGGAACGCCTGGAAATCGCCCACAAAGTCACGATCCGCGACGGCGCCTTCAGCACCACCGACCTGTCCACCGGCCAGCGCAAACGCCTGGCGCTGTTAAACGCCTGGCTGGAAGAACGCCCGGTGCTGGTGTTCGACGAATGGGCCGCCGACCAGGACCCGGCCTTCCGCCGCATCTTCTACACCGAACTGCTGCCGGAACTGAAATACCTGGGCAAGACCATCATCGTTATTTCCCACGACGACCGTTACTTCGATGTCGCAGACCAATTGGTGCGGATGGAAGCGGGTCGGGTCATCAGCGAAAAAGCACCGGTCGCGACCGCCTGAGCCCTTTGCGAGAACCTTCATGAACGAATTGCTTGATGATGATCTGCTGGCGCTGCTGATGTCCGATGCCGCAGACGATGAACCCTGCGCGATGACGCAGCGACTGGACCGGGCGCCGCTGTCGTTTGCCCAGCAACGCCTGTGGCTGGAGCAACAACGGGCGCCGGACAGCTCCGCCTATAACTTGCCTCGCGCGTTGCGCCTGACTGGCGAACTGAATATCGAAGCGTTGGAAGTGGCGCTGAATCGCGTGATTGATCGGCATGACATTCTGCGCACAGCTTTCACTGAGCTTGATGGCGTGCCGACGCAAGTGGTCGAGCGTCAGGCTCGGCTGACGTTGCATCGTCAGGACCTCACGGCGCTCGATATTCAGGCCCGTGCCGATGAACTGGCGCAGCGTATCCAGAGCCAGGCCACGCAAGCCTTCGACCTGAGCCAGGCACCGCTGATTCGCGCGACGCTGCTCAAGACCGACACGCGTGAATATGTGCTGCTGCTGAACATGCATCACATCGTTTCCGACGCCTGGTCCAACGGGATTCTCATGCAGGACCTGTCCCGCGCTTACGCCCAGGCCTGCGTCGGCGATGATTCAACCCTGCCGCCGCTGACAATGCAGTACGCCGACCACACCGATTGGCAGCGTGGCGAATACCTCGACAGTGCCGCGTGCACCCGCAGCGGCGAGTATTGGCGTGAATACCTGGGCAGCGAATTGCCGGTGCTCGAATTGCCTCAAGACATCGCCCGCGCCACCGGTCAGCAGCATTTGGCCGGCCGTTTTCAATGGACGCTCGAACCCGCACTCAGCCAAGTCTTCAACGCGTTCTGCCAACGACAGGGTTTGACCCCGTTTGTGGTCGCGCTGGGCGTCTGGCAGTTGCTGCTCGGGCGCTACAGCAATCAAAACGACTTCACCGTCGGCGTGCCCAACGCCAACCGCAATCGCGGCGAAACCCAGGAACTGGTCGGCTTCTTCGTCAGCAGCCAGGTCTACCG is a window of Pseudomonas sp. 10S4 DNA encoding:
- the pvdM gene encoding pyoverdine-tailoring dipeptidase-like protein PvdM, with product MIKPRSKKALYIGLPLALAISAGAGFAVWDHWFKDNPGYPLKVLQQADELHERMLSFDSHITVPQEFGTTGNEIDKDGSGQFDLVKANRGRLSGAALTIFGWPELWNGPNAPHKPTAGFVAEARNQQEVRYKIISGMVRDFPNQVAIAYTPADFRRLHGEGKFAIFISMLNAYPLGHDLNLLDLWAARGMRMFGFSYVGNNDWADSSRPLPFFNDSPDALDGLSDIGKQAVQRLNDLGVIIDVSQMSTKALEQVAQLSRTPLVASHSAPRAMVDIPRNLSDKELQLIKNSGGVVQIVGFSQYLRPLSQPTQDKLNALRARFDLPPLPNMAYALMPGDPIIAAWSEQKFGEYASQLYAILDEEPKASLKDLGDAIEYTVRKIGIDHVGISSDFNEGGGVKGWENVGEIRNVTAELLSRGYSEADIAKLWGGNFLRVWDQVEKAAKPALISAREASKP
- a CDS encoding formylglycine-generating enzyme family protein gives rise to the protein MNSDLRSFSLKALPALLLAALAASLMPGAAQAAAPAQPGKVFKDCKDCPEMVVLPTGTFTMGTPEDEVGREPDEGPLHPVTFATPVAISRFQVLKGEWDAYIHDSGYVMPDGDTRPGRECKAGIPRYEYTAKHPAVCMDFPEANAYVAWLSKKTGQNYRLVSESLREYAARGGTSGPFPFPFDEGKEYSIAKHANTYGAADGYNFTSPAGSFPPNAFGVYDMHGNVYEWTADCFNDDYVGAPSDGSAWLTGKCEYRRMRGNDWSEAPVFSRSGNRNATSPDDRGDWLGFRVARDL
- a CDS encoding aminotransferase class V-fold PLP-dependent enzyme produces the protein MSNRRDFLKQAGILAAALPLGAGLQNVASAATLAPLPRDKWAQLRQLFNQDPNYLHFSNFLITTHPKPVREAIEMHRAALDKNPGLAMDWDLGVIEQREEDVRVWAGKYLQADARQIALTGSTTEGLAMIYGGVHVRLDQEILTTVHEHYATHTILQLRTQRDGTKVRKIALFKDPQTVTQEEILASIDRSIKPETRVLGMTWVQSGSGVKTPISEIGALVDKHNRHRKDEDRIIYLVDGVHGFGVDDLSFPAMNCDFFIAGTHKWMFGPRGTGIVCSRSTEVKYVTPIIPTFSEAEHFSTTMTPGGYHAFEHRWALSEAFKLHLQLGKAEVQARIHELNSYLKKRLQERPQIELVTPLSPELSAGFTFFRVKGKDSGKVAAYLMANRVVSDAVERDVGPVIRTAPGLLNTEAQIDQMLAVLDKTL